A genomic stretch from Nitrospiria bacterium includes:
- a CDS encoding cardiolipin synthase B, which yields MSVALPLHNRERNAIPTLRALANQAFSRAAGAPLIEGNQIRLLIDARENYPAWLDAIRAAKRHVYFENYIVQED from the coding sequence ATGAGTGTCGCCCTCCCCCTCCACAACCGTGAGCGCAACGCGATCCCGACCTTACGCGCGCTGGCCAACCAGGCTTTCTCGCGCGCGGCCGGGGCCCCCCTGATCGAAGGCAACCAAATCCGCCTCCTCATCGACGCGCGGGAAAATTATCCGGCGTGGCTCGATGCGATCCGCGCGGCAAAACGCCATGTTTACTTCGAAAACTACATCGTCCAGGAAGACGA